From a single Falco naumanni isolate bFalNau1 chromosome 17, bFalNau1.pat, whole genome shotgun sequence genomic region:
- the PPARD gene encoding peroxisome proliferator-activated receptor delta isoform X2, producing MEQLQEEVPEVRKKEEEEEEAVMVASGASDPSGGPDSSLPSSSYTDLSQSSSPSLSDQLQMGCEEAALGALNVECRVCGDKASGFHYGVHACEGCKGFFRRTIRMKLEYEKCERSCKIQKKNRNKCQYCRFQKCLSLGMSHNAIRFGRMPEAEKRKLVAGLTASEISCQNPQVADLKAFSKHIYNAYLKNFNMTKKKARGILTGKASSTPPFVIHDMDTLWQAEKGLVWKQLVNGIPPYKEIGVHVFYRCQCTTVETVRELTEFAKSIPSFLGLYLNDQVTLLKYGVHEAIFAMLASIMNKDGLLVANGNGFVTREFLRSLRKPFSEIMEPKFEFAVKFNALELDDSDLSLFVAAIILCGDRPGLMNVKQVEKIQDNILQALEFHLQSNHPDAQYLFPKLLQKMADLRQLVTEHAQLVQKIKKTETETSLHPLLQEIYKDMY from the exons ATGGAACAACTACAGGAGGAAGTACCTGAGGtcaggaaaaaggaggaggaagaggaagaggcagtGATGGTGGCAAGTGGAGCCTCAGACCCAAGTGGAGGACCAGACAGCTCGCTGCCTTCGAGCAGCTACACAG ACCTTTCGCAgagctcctctccctccctatCGGACCAACTGCAGATGGGCTGTGAGGAAGCGGCCTTGGGAGCACTGAACGTGGAGTGCAGGGTCTGCGGAGACAAAGCCTCGGGGTTTCACTATGGCGTGCACGCCTGTGAGGGCTGCAAG GGATTCTTCCGCCGGACGATCCGCATGAAGCTGGAGTACGAGAAGTGCGAGAGGAGCTGCAAGATTCAGAAGAAGAACCGGAACAAGTGCCAGTACTGCCGCTTCCAGAAATGTCTCTCGCTGGGCATGTCACATAACG CAATCCGCTTCGGCCGCATGCCGGAGGCAGAGAAGAGGAAGCTGGTGGCGGGACTGACGGCGAGCGAGATCAGCTGCCAGAACCCACAGGTGGCCGACCTGAAAGCTTTCTCCAAGCACATCTACAACGCCTACCTGAAAAATTTCAACATGACCAAAAAGAAGGCGAGAGGTATCTTGACCGGGAAGGCCAGCAGCACACCA CCTTTTGTGATCCATGACATGGACACCTTGTGGCAGGCAGAAAAGGGGCTGGTGTGGAAACAGCTAGTGAACGGCATTCCCCCCTACAAGGAGATCGGGGTGCACGTCTTCTACCGTTGCCAGTGCACCACGGTGGAGACTGTGCGGGAGCTCACCGAGTTCGCCAAGAGCATCCCCAGCTTCCTAGGCCTCTACCTGAACGACCAAGTGACTCTGCTGAAGTACGGGGTGCATGAGGCCATCTTCGCCATGCTGGCCTCTATCATGAACAAGGATGGGCTGCTGGTGGCCAACGGGAACGGCTTTGTGACCCGCGAGTTCCTGCGTAGCCTGCGCAAGCCCTTCAGCGAGATCATGGAGCCCAAATTTGAGTTTGCTGTGAAGTTCAACGCGCTGGAGCTGGATGACAGTGACCTGTCTCTGTTTGTGGCTGCCATTATCCTGTGCGGAG ACCGTCCTGGCCTGATGAACGTGAAGCAGGTGGAGAAGATCCAAGACAACATCCTGCAAGCGCTGGAGTTTCACCTGCAGTCTAACCACCCCGATGCCCAGTACCTCTTCCccaagctgctgcagaagatgGCCGACCTGCGGCAGCTGGTGACAGAGCACGCCCAGCTGGTGCAGAAGATCAAGAAGACAGAGACGGAGACATCTCTTCACCCGCTTCTGCAGGAGATCTACAAGGACATGTACTAA
- the PPARD gene encoding peroxisome proliferator-activated receptor delta isoform X3 → MEQLQEEVPEVRKKEEEEEEAVMVASGASDPSGGPDSSLPSSSYTDLSQSSSPSLSDQLQMGCEEAALGALNVECRVCGDKASGFHYGVHACEGCKGFFRRTIRMKLEYEKCERSCKIQKKNRNKCQYCRFQKCLSLGMSHNAIRFGRMPEAEKRKLVAGLTASEISCQNPQVADLKAFSKHIYNAYLKNFNMTKKKARGILTGKASSTPQPFVIHDMDTLWQAEKGLVWKQLVNGIPPYKEIGVHVFYRCQCTTVETVRELTEFAKSIPSFLGLYLNDQVTLLKYGVHEAIFAMLASIMNKDGLLVANGNGFVTREFLRSLRKPFSEIMEPKFEFAVKFNALELDDSDLSLQRCCPASVSPL, encoded by the exons ATGGAACAACTACAGGAGGAAGTACCTGAGGtcaggaaaaaggaggaggaagaggaagaggcagtGATGGTGGCAAGTGGAGCCTCAGACCCAAGTGGAGGACCAGACAGCTCGCTGCCTTCGAGCAGCTACACAG ACCTTTCGCAgagctcctctccctccctatCGGACCAACTGCAGATGGGCTGTGAGGAAGCGGCCTTGGGAGCACTGAACGTGGAGTGCAGGGTCTGCGGAGACAAAGCCTCGGGGTTTCACTATGGCGTGCACGCCTGTGAGGGCTGCAAG GGATTCTTCCGCCGGACGATCCGCATGAAGCTGGAGTACGAGAAGTGCGAGAGGAGCTGCAAGATTCAGAAGAAGAACCGGAACAAGTGCCAGTACTGCCGCTTCCAGAAATGTCTCTCGCTGGGCATGTCACATAACG CAATCCGCTTCGGCCGCATGCCGGAGGCAGAGAAGAGGAAGCTGGTGGCGGGACTGACGGCGAGCGAGATCAGCTGCCAGAACCCACAGGTGGCCGACCTGAAAGCTTTCTCCAAGCACATCTACAACGCCTACCTGAAAAATTTCAACATGACCAAAAAGAAGGCGAGAGGTATCTTGACCGGGAAGGCCAGCAGCACACCA CAGCCTTTTGTGATCCATGACATGGACACCTTGTGGCAGGCAGAAAAGGGGCTGGTGTGGAAACAGCTAGTGAACGGCATTCCCCCCTACAAGGAGATCGGGGTGCACGTCTTCTACCGTTGCCAGTGCACCACGGTGGAGACTGTGCGGGAGCTCACCGAGTTCGCCAAGAGCATCCCCAGCTTCCTAGGCCTCTACCTGAACGACCAAGTGACTCTGCTGAAGTACGGGGTGCATGAGGCCATCTTCGCCATGCTGGCCTCTATCATGAACAAGGATGGGCTGCTGGTGGCCAACGGGAACGGCTTTGTGACCCGCGAGTTCCTGCGTAGCCTGCGCAAGCCCTTCAGCGAGATCATGGAGCCCAAATTTGAGTTTGCTGTGAAGTTCAACGCGCTGGAGCTGGATGACAGTGACCTGTCTCT CCAGCgctgctgccctgcctcagtttcccctctgtGA
- the LOC121098482 gene encoding probable E3 ubiquitin-protein ligase makorin-1 has product MESAAATSTSRMTQCQWEPAMAPCPPGRWGSQPDSVPTAGGGGWGVARRSSAHPVPSVRHVPFKLPSAEVKKEEKDKNISAPDSAPRGAISREFVPAGDQGASGSQPGGLGLDPNSSDPREAAGETVTRTDPTKVTMEPGAAAALIPTAVLRARSEAVVCGICMDRVYEKPLPEERLFGILPNCSHAYCVGCIRKWRRSRDFQSMVIKACPECRITSSYYIPNKYWVSDAEEKEKLIKTFKARTGKIRCKFFVQNSGHCPFKSDCIYLHEVPARQPLQRRQQWPRMPAVFSPSPSESSDEDEELCVLEWALTLALTETDVLLELRP; this is encoded by the exons ATGGAGAGTGCTGCAG CTACCAGCACATCCAGGATGACCCAGTGCCAGTGGGAACCCGCCATGGCCCCGTGCCCCCCCGGCCGCTGGGGCTCGCAGCCTGACAGTGTGCCCACAGCagggggcgggggctggggggtagCACGGCGCAGCTCGGCCCACCCTGTCCCCAGCGTGAGGCATGTGCCCTTCAAGTTGCCAAGCGCGGAGGttaagaaggaagagaaagacaagAACATCTCAGCACCTGATAGTGCCCCCCGTGGGGCCATCAGCAGAGAATTTGTCCCTGCAGGAGATCAGGGTGCCTCAG gctccCAGCCCGGAGGGCTGGGACTGGATCCAAACTCCTCTGACCCCAGAGAGGCAGCGGGGGAGACGGTGACACGGACTGACCCTACCAAG GTCACGATGGAGCCGGGCGCTGCGGCAGCCCTGATCCCCACTGCGGTGCTGAGGGCTCGGAGCGAGGCCGTGGTGTGCGGCATCTGCATGGACCGTGTGTATGAGAAGCCACTGCCAGAGGAGCGGCTCTTTGGGATCCTCCCGAACTGCAGCCACGCGTACTGCGTGGGCTGCATCCGCAAGTGGCGTCGCAGCCGGGACTTCCAGAGCATGGTCATCAA GGCCTGCCCAGAGTGCCGGATCACCTCCAGTTACTACATCCCCAACAAATACTGGGTCTCGGATGcggaggagaaggagaagctCATCAAAACCTTCAAGGCGCGGACAGG GAAAATCAGGTGCAAGTTCTTTGTCCAGAACTCTGGCCACTGCCCGTTCAAGTCAGACTGCATCTACCTGCATGAGGTGCCTGCCAGGCAGCCACTGCAGCGCAGGCAGCAGTGGCCAAGGATGCCCGCT gtgtTCAGCCCTTCTCCCTCAGAGAGCTCTGATGAGGATGAGGAGCTCTGCGTGCTGGAGTGGGCACTCACCCTGGCCCTGACGGAGACAGACGTGCTGCTTGAGTTAAGGCCATGA
- the PPARD gene encoding peroxisome proliferator-activated receptor delta isoform X1, with protein MEQLQEEVPEVRKKEEEEEEAVMVASGASDPSGGPDSSLPSSSYTDLSQSSSPSLSDQLQMGCEEAALGALNVECRVCGDKASGFHYGVHACEGCKGFFRRTIRMKLEYEKCERSCKIQKKNRNKCQYCRFQKCLSLGMSHNAIRFGRMPEAEKRKLVAGLTASEISCQNPQVADLKAFSKHIYNAYLKNFNMTKKKARGILTGKASSTPQPFVIHDMDTLWQAEKGLVWKQLVNGIPPYKEIGVHVFYRCQCTTVETVRELTEFAKSIPSFLGLYLNDQVTLLKYGVHEAIFAMLASIMNKDGLLVANGNGFVTREFLRSLRKPFSEIMEPKFEFAVKFNALELDDSDLSLFVAAIILCGDRPGLMNVKQVEKIQDNILQALEFHLQSNHPDAQYLFPKLLQKMADLRQLVTEHAQLVQKIKKTETETSLHPLLQEIYKDMY; from the exons ATGGAACAACTACAGGAGGAAGTACCTGAGGtcaggaaaaaggaggaggaagaggaagaggcagtGATGGTGGCAAGTGGAGCCTCAGACCCAAGTGGAGGACCAGACAGCTCGCTGCCTTCGAGCAGCTACACAG ACCTTTCGCAgagctcctctccctccctatCGGACCAACTGCAGATGGGCTGTGAGGAAGCGGCCTTGGGAGCACTGAACGTGGAGTGCAGGGTCTGCGGAGACAAAGCCTCGGGGTTTCACTATGGCGTGCACGCCTGTGAGGGCTGCAAG GGATTCTTCCGCCGGACGATCCGCATGAAGCTGGAGTACGAGAAGTGCGAGAGGAGCTGCAAGATTCAGAAGAAGAACCGGAACAAGTGCCAGTACTGCCGCTTCCAGAAATGTCTCTCGCTGGGCATGTCACATAACG CAATCCGCTTCGGCCGCATGCCGGAGGCAGAGAAGAGGAAGCTGGTGGCGGGACTGACGGCGAGCGAGATCAGCTGCCAGAACCCACAGGTGGCCGACCTGAAAGCTTTCTCCAAGCACATCTACAACGCCTACCTGAAAAATTTCAACATGACCAAAAAGAAGGCGAGAGGTATCTTGACCGGGAAGGCCAGCAGCACACCA CAGCCTTTTGTGATCCATGACATGGACACCTTGTGGCAGGCAGAAAAGGGGCTGGTGTGGAAACAGCTAGTGAACGGCATTCCCCCCTACAAGGAGATCGGGGTGCACGTCTTCTACCGTTGCCAGTGCACCACGGTGGAGACTGTGCGGGAGCTCACCGAGTTCGCCAAGAGCATCCCCAGCTTCCTAGGCCTCTACCTGAACGACCAAGTGACTCTGCTGAAGTACGGGGTGCATGAGGCCATCTTCGCCATGCTGGCCTCTATCATGAACAAGGATGGGCTGCTGGTGGCCAACGGGAACGGCTTTGTGACCCGCGAGTTCCTGCGTAGCCTGCGCAAGCCCTTCAGCGAGATCATGGAGCCCAAATTTGAGTTTGCTGTGAAGTTCAACGCGCTGGAGCTGGATGACAGTGACCTGTCTCTGTTTGTGGCTGCCATTATCCTGTGCGGAG ACCGTCCTGGCCTGATGAACGTGAAGCAGGTGGAGAAGATCCAAGACAACATCCTGCAAGCGCTGGAGTTTCACCTGCAGTCTAACCACCCCGATGCCCAGTACCTCTTCCccaagctgctgcagaagatgGCCGACCTGCGGCAGCTGGTGACAGAGCACGCCCAGCTGGTGCAGAAGATCAAGAAGACAGAGACGGAGACATCTCTTCACCCGCTTCTGCAGGAGATCTACAAGGACATGTACTAA